A genomic region of Microtus ochrogaster isolate Prairie Vole_2 unplaced genomic scaffold, MicOch1.0 UNK73, whole genome shotgun sequence contains the following coding sequences:
- the LOC101997527 gene encoding olfactory receptor 52H1-like, giving the protein MNNLSCYNPTSFILVGIPGLEKFHIWIGIPFCVIYAVAIVGNYILLYLIAVEQSLHEPMFILLSMLASTDLILSTTTVPKLLGNLWFGSQEITFSGCLTQMFFLHLSFVVDSAILLAMAFDRYVAICLPLRYNTILTRQVIVKIMVSIIVRSFLVILPDVFLLKRLPFCKTRVIPHTYCEHIGVARLSSADISINIWYGFSVPLMTVISDVILIAVSYIFILRAVFLLSSQGARQKALSTCRSHVCVILMFYTPAFFSILAHRFGHSVPRNVLILFANLYVAIPPALNPVVYGVKTKNIKDKFLLLFSLGKTQ; this is encoded by the coding sequence ATGAACAACCTAAGCTGTTACAACCCAACTTCCTTCATCCTTGTTGGGATACCCGGGTTGGAAAAGTTCCACATCTGGATCGGGATACCCTTCTGTGTCATCTATGCTGTGGCCATTGTAGGCAACTACATCCTCCTCTACCTGATTGCCGTGGAGCAGAGCCTCCATGAGCCCATGTTTATACTCCTGTCCATGCTGGCCAGCACAGACCTCATCTTGTCCACTACCACAGTACCCAAACTGCTGGGAAACCTCTGGTTTGGCTCCCAAGAGATTACCTTCTCTGGTTGTCTCACTCAGATGTTCTTTCTACACTTGAGCTTTGTAGTAGACTCGGCTATCCTGTTAGCTATGGCATTTGATCGCTATGTGGCTATCTGCTTGCCCTTAAGGTACAACACCATCCTGACTCGACAGGTCATTGTCAAGATCATGGTGAGCATCATTGTGAGGAGCTTCTTGGTCATCCTGCCAGATGTTTTCCTGCTGAAGCGGTTACCGTTTTGCAAGACACGTGTTATCCCTCACACATATTGTGAGCATATAGGCGTTGCCAGGCTTTCCTCTGCAGACATCTCTATCAACATCTGGTATGGGTTTTCTGTTCCCCTCATGACTGTCATCTCCGATGTCATCCTGATTGCTGTATCCTACATCTTCATCCTCAGggcagtttttcttctctcctcccagggtGCCCGCCAAAAGGCCCTGAGCACATGCAGGTCCCATGTCTGTGTCATCCTCATGTTCTACACACCTGCCTTCTTCTCCATCCTTGCTCACCGTTTTGGGCACAGTGTCCCTCGTAACGTCCTCATCTTATTTGCCAACCTCTATGTGGCCATCCCTCCTGCTCTAAATCCAGTTGTTTATGGAGTGAAGACCAAGAATATCAAGGAcaaattccttcttcttttctctttgggaaAGACACAATGA